TCATGTCGTCTCACACGTTTACACAACGGGCGCAGACGTTGAGGGCATTTGTGAAAGACCTACGCTCATGATCTGTTCGGTCTTCGGCTTTTTCATTTGCGCTGCAGTCATTATGTCCGGTGTCTGGCTTCTCGCGGAACGTGAAGATTGAATTCTACACAAATGAATGTGGCCACGGAGACGAGACCACATTGAGTATCAACGAGGATGAGATCGTGTCGCTCGCCAAGGCGCTGATCGCAATGTACATGGAGATGCAGCGGACGCTGCGTAGGGAGCAAATGGAGGCAACGGATAAAGCCATGCTGGTCAGCACGCTACGGACAATTCCATGAACGTCATCTGCCGCATCATGGGGAGAGGGTTCAATGTCGGACTCCCGGGAAAGAACATGGCCCTTGTCGGGGAAATTCCGATCATTGCCCGCGTGGTTGCCGAAACGGTCAAGTGTGGTTGGATCAACAAAACATACGTTTGGACGGAGGACTACGCCATCGCGGAGGCCGCCAAGTCCGTCGGCGCCGAGGTCATTCATCGTGACCTGGATGAGGTGTTTTACAACGGGGGATTCAACGACCCGAACAACTGGGGCAGGATCATGGACCAGCACATCGAGTCGGACATCGGGAAACCTGATGTCGTTGTTACCCTCAACTGCAACTATGCTCTCATCACGAAGGCCACGCTCACGGCCATGTTCACGAAGCTTATGGAGCACGAGAGCGCGGCAGCGATCACGGCCATCGTCCCGGTCGATCCCGGACTTGTTACGATCAACCCGCAGACCGGCTACATCTTCCCCGTGTGGCTGCAATCCGGCCTTGATCGTCAGAAGTACCCGCCGCTTTACCGGATCACGGGTATTCGTATCCAGCACCACGGTCGGAACGACATTCACGGTTTCGGTCTCAAGGAACTTTGGTATGAGATCGGTAAGATCGAGGGATTGGATGTGCAAACAGAAGACGATTTGAAACTGGCGAATTATTTTGTGGAATGAAGTTGTTTAGGCAGGAAATTCAGTGCACAGTCTGTCACAGCATCTCTGCCAGGGGGGAAGTAGGACCGATTTCCGCTTGCCATTGCGGTTCGAAAAAGTTCTCATTGTACAAACAACCGAGAACGTCGGCGAAGAGAGGCAGGCGCAAAAGCAGAATCGAAAAAGAGATTGGGCGATGGCGAAGGCTGAGATGGCTGTTGGGACACTCTGCATTTCTTTCCGCCGACGAGATAAAGATTCTCAAACGCCTCAAACGGAACGGCATGGGTGGCTGGCTCGGAAACGCCGAAATGAACCTAATTTATCTTTCTATGCTGAAAAGAACTCGTCCCCGATATATACGGGCATCGTCCGTCTGATAAGCGATGAGATCCCGCGTCCTTCTCGCCGACCTCCCGTCGAAATCGGATCGCCTCAAATATGTCAGGTATAGGGTACATCGACTCAGATATGAGACTAAGGTCGCGTGGAACGAATATCTGAGAGCGGAGCGTAGATGGCAGCGAGTCGAGAAGAGGTACGCAGAACTTAGGAAACAGTACAGGGAGATTCGTGATGAGAAGTAGAGTCCTTCTCCTCAACCCTCCATCGAGTTGGTACCGCCCGAACCCGTCGAAGGTGATCCCAACGAACCTAGTCGCGCTCGCGTCCTTTCTCTTTCGGCACGGCATACAATCCCGCATCCTGGATCTCTCGAACCTCGTGGACCGGGACAATGAGTGGTGCGGGGACAAGGTTGATCGGCACCTCGGCTACGGCTTCGGCTGTGAAAAGCCCGATGGACTTGAAGCCGGAGATTGTTGGCCGGAATTCAGGAGACGACTCCAATGGGTAGCCGATGAGGAGGACATCGAGACGGTCGGGGTTGCCTTCAACTGGACCGACATGCGGCGGCAATCGCTCAAGGCGTGTCAGATGGTACGAGAGATCATTCCAGATGCCAAGATCATCATCGGCGGTGAGCACGCGAGTTGTTTCCCGGAGAGGTATAAAGCGATGGACTGCGTGGACGAGGTGGTCGTAGGGCAAGGCGAGCATCAACTCCTAGCGTACGTCACGGGAGACGAGACATGGAAGTCTCGCCCCGTGAAATTCTCAGAGATGCCGATGCCGATGAACTGGCTTCTCGACGATTTTCAATCGTACCTTCCGCTAATCGACGGTTACCGGGACGGTTGGTATACATGGCAGAACCTGCCGGCAGGGCAACTGCGCTCTATCAATCTGAGTGGAGCAAGAGGCTGTCCCTATACGTGTGGGTTCTGCTCTACCGCTTTTTTCTACGGCAACAAGGTCTACATGAGGAGCGGCGAACACATCGCGATGGAGATGGAGTATTACCATCGGGAGTACGGGGTGAACTATTTTCGCATCGACGACGACACCTTCGCCTTGAACAACCGGCGCATCGCGGAGTTTGCGGATGCCGTGAAGCGGCGCAAGCTGCA
This is a stretch of genomic DNA from Candidatus Eisenbacteria bacterium. It encodes these proteins:
- a CDS encoding B12-binding domain-containing radical SAM protein, whose protein sequence is MRSRVLLLNPPSSWYRPNPSKVIPTNLVALASFLFRHGIQSRILDLSNLVDRDNEWCGDKVDRHLGYGFGCEKPDGLEAGDCWPEFRRRLQWVADEEDIETVGVAFNWTDMRRQSLKACQMVREIIPDAKIIIGGEHASCFPERYKAMDCVDEVVVGQGEHQLLAYVTGDETWKSRPVKFSEMPMPMNWLLDDFQSYLPLIDGYRDGWYTWQNLPAGQLRSINLSGARGCPYTCGFCSTAFFYGNKVYMRSGEHIAMEMEYYHREYGVNYFRIDDDTFALNNRRIAEFADAVKRRKLHIGYECQTRVDKINDEVIRNLKESGCASLGLGIESGDEYVRTEKIGKGLKIRQRDIVANLRKLTDGGIPFSLYFIVGYFGETDASIANTVDLVSAVGPQYVSPVRMEIRPGTPAWGEAKVSYGATNDLWFDTDCPIYNSSASFRLAPFSDTQLREWMFRIRRSWVETMTTERRDQMAPTIKAVEDYYNVRLAA